From Oceanithermus desulfurans, a single genomic window includes:
- a CDS encoding TRAP transporter small permease subunit, with the protein MDFLLSFSRLIDAFNEAVGRLVSWLTLLMVVIGVYNAVTRKLSQTIGVDLSSNTYIELQWYMFALVFLWGAAYTLKHNAHVRVDVIYSRLSERGKAWVDVFGTVLFLLPFTAVVLWTAWPIVFESWKIHEMSPDPGGLPRYPIKAALIVAFALLFLQGLSELIKRIALLTGHQVALASGSEEEPSL; encoded by the coding sequence GTGGATTTCCTATTAAGCTTTTCCCGCCTTATCGACGCCTTCAACGAGGCCGTGGGCCGCTTGGTGTCCTGGCTGACGCTCCTGATGGTCGTCATCGGCGTGTACAACGCGGTTACGCGAAAGCTTTCGCAGACCATCGGCGTGGACCTGAGCTCGAACACCTACATCGAGCTGCAGTGGTACATGTTCGCGCTCGTCTTCCTGTGGGGCGCGGCCTACACCCTCAAGCACAACGCGCACGTGCGCGTGGACGTCATCTACTCCCGCCTGTCGGAGCGCGGCAAGGCCTGGGTCGACGTCTTCGGCACCGTGCTCTTCCTGCTGCCCTTCACCGCCGTGGTGCTCTGGACCGCCTGGCCGATCGTCTTCGAGTCGTGGAAGATCCACGAGATGTCGCCCGACCCCGGCGGGCTGCCGCGCTACCCCATCAAGGCGGCGCTGATCGTCGCCTTCGCGCTGCTCTTCCTGCAGGGCCTTAGCGAGCTGATCAAGCGCATCGCCCTGCTGACCGGCCATCAGGTTGCGCTCGCCTCCGGAAGCGAAGAGGAGCCCTCGCTATGA
- a CDS encoding TRAP transporter large permease: MNPDLLGPLMFAAAFVFIFTGFPVAFSLAGTALVFMLIGISQDLMSFHLMSALPERIFAIYENYTLLAVPFFIFMGTMLERSGLAENLLKTMGILFGPLRGGLAISVVVVGTLLAAATGVVGATVVAMGLISLPVMLRYGYSKELATGVIAASGTLGQVIPPSIVLIVLADQLGVSVGDLFVGSLIPGLSLSAMYILYVVAVAIIKPKAAPALPPEERDMHGWQLFKEVMLVMMPPLVLILLVLGSIFAGIATPTEAGAFGALGAILLAMIYRSFNLGALIDTMDATAKLTSMVMLILVGSTAFSLVFRGLYGDIWVEDLLLNLPGAEVGFLITVNLIIFILGFFIDFFEIAFIIIPLVAGPAATLLAPLFPEALEPARLALVWFGIMIGMNLQTSFLTPPFGFSLFYLRGVSPPEVSTMHIYRGAVPFIAIQIIGLTLMIVFPHIATWLLTVTSSGY, from the coding sequence ATGAACCCCGATCTGCTCGGCCCCCTGATGTTCGCCGCGGCCTTCGTCTTCATCTTCACCGGTTTTCCCGTGGCGTTCTCTTTGGCGGGCACCGCGCTCGTCTTCATGCTCATCGGCATCTCCCAAGACCTGATGAGCTTTCATCTGATGTCGGCGCTGCCCGAGCGCATCTTCGCGATCTACGAGAACTACACCCTCCTGGCCGTGCCCTTCTTCATCTTCATGGGCACGATGCTCGAGCGCTCCGGATTGGCTGAGAACCTGCTCAAGACGATGGGCATCCTCTTCGGTCCCCTGCGCGGGGGGCTGGCGATCTCGGTCGTCGTCGTGGGCACGCTGCTCGCCGCCGCGACCGGCGTCGTCGGCGCCACCGTGGTGGCCATGGGGCTGATCAGCCTACCGGTGATGCTGCGTTACGGCTACTCCAAGGAGCTGGCCACCGGGGTGATCGCCGCCTCGGGCACCCTGGGGCAGGTGATCCCCCCTTCGATCGTGCTCATCGTACTGGCCGACCAGTTGGGCGTTTCCGTCGGCGACCTTTTCGTGGGCTCGCTCATTCCCGGCCTCAGCCTCTCGGCGATGTACATCCTCTACGTGGTGGCCGTGGCGATCATCAAGCCCAAGGCCGCCCCGGCGCTGCCACCCGAGGAGCGCGATATGCACGGCTGGCAGCTGTTCAAGGAGGTCATGCTGGTGATGATGCCGCCGCTGGTGCTGATCCTGCTGGTGCTGGGCAGCATCTTTGCAGGCATCGCTACGCCCACCGAGGCCGGCGCCTTCGGCGCCCTGGGGGCCATCCTGCTGGCCATGATTTACCGCAGCTTCAACCTGGGGGCCCTCATCGACACCATGGACGCCACGGCCAAGCTCACCAGCATGGTGATGCTGATCCTGGTGGGCTCCACCGCCTTTTCGCTCGTCTTCCGCGGCCTTTACGGCGACATCTGGGTCGAGGACCTGCTGCTCAACCTGCCCGGGGCCGAGGTGGGCTTCCTGATCACGGTCAACCTGATCATCTTCATCCTCGGCTTCTTCATCGACTTCTTCGAGATCGCCTTCATCATCATCCCGCTCGTCGCCGGGCCTGCGGCCACGCTGCTGGCGCCGCTCTTCCCGGAGGCGCTCGAGCCCGCCCGCCTGGCCCTCGTCTGGTTCGGAATCATGATCGGGATGAACCTGCAGACCTCGTTCCTCACGCCGCCCTTCGGGTTCTCGCTCTTCTACCTGCGCGGGGTCTCGCCCCCCGAGGTCTCGACGATGCACATCTACCGGGGAGCGGTGCCCTTCATCGCCATCCAGATCATCGGCCTCACCCTGATGATCGTCTTCCCCCACATCGCCACCTGGCTGCTCACGGTGACCTCCTCGGGCTACTAG
- a CDS encoding TRAP transporter substrate-binding protein — protein MKRRDFMKKAAAGVAASTVFGPVFAQTKKKIRWRMATSWPKSLDTIYGGAQTIADRVRAMTDGNFDIRVYAAGEIVAGLKVVDAVQQGTVQAGHTAAYYYIGKHPAFAFGTVLPFGLTFRQQNAWLYDGNGNKLLNELFSDFNMIGFPAGNTGVQMGGWYRKEINSLADLKGLKMRIPGLGGKVMSRLGVTVQVLAGGDIFPALERGAIDATEWVGPYDDEKLGFYKVAKYYYYPGWWEPGPTLHTFVNLKAWNDLPKEYQQIYMTAAAEANQQMQVDYDFKNPAAFKRLLAKGVKLRRFSNEILDAARKESFALFEETAAKDAFYKKVYEDWKAFREEINRWFGTAEASYVQYVASRS, from the coding sequence ATGAAACGTCGTGATTTTATGAAGAAGGCAGCGGCCGGCGTCGCTGCGAGCACCGTCTTCGGTCCGGTCTTCGCCCAGACCAAGAAGAAGATCCGCTGGCGCATGGCCACGAGCTGGCCCAAGTCGCTGGACACCATTTACGGCGGGGCCCAGACGATCGCCGACCGCGTGCGCGCGATGACCGACGGCAACTTCGACATCCGCGTTTACGCCGCGGGTGAAATCGTCGCGGGTCTCAAGGTCGTGGACGCCGTTCAGCAGGGCACGGTGCAGGCGGGCCACACCGCGGCGTACTACTACATCGGCAAGCATCCGGCCTTCGCCTTCGGTACGGTGCTGCCCTTCGGCCTCACCTTCCGTCAGCAGAACGCCTGGCTCTACGACGGCAACGGCAACAAACTGCTCAACGAGCTCTTCTCCGACTTCAACATGATCGGCTTCCCCGCCGGCAACACCGGCGTGCAGATGGGCGGCTGGTACCGCAAGGAGATCAACAGCCTCGCCGACCTCAAGGGCCTCAAAATGCGCATCCCCGGCCTGGGCGGCAAGGTGATGTCGCGTCTGGGCGTGACCGTGCAGGTGCTGGCCGGCGGTGACATCTTCCCGGCGCTCGAGCGCGGCGCCATCGACGCCACCGAGTGGGTCGGCCCCTACGACGACGAGAAGCTGGGCTTCTACAAGGTCGCCAAGTACTACTACTACCCCGGTTGGTGGGAGCCGGGCCCCACGCTGCACACCTTCGTCAACCTCAAGGCCTGGAACGACCTGCCCAAGGAGTACCAGCAGATCTACATGACCGCGGCCGCCGAGGCCAACCAGCAGATGCAGGTGGACTACGACTTCAAGAACCCGGCCGCCTTCAAGCGTCTGCTGGCCAAAGGCGTGAAGCTGCGCCGCTTCTCCAACGAGATCCTGGACGCCGCCCGCAAGGAGTCTTTCGCGCTCTTCGAAGAAACCGCCGCCAAGGACGCCTTCTACAAGAAGGTCTACGAAGACTGGAAGGCCTTCCGCGAGGAGATCAACCGCTGGTTCGGCACCGCCGAGGCCTCTTACGTCCAGTACGTCGCCTCGCGCTCCTAG
- a CDS encoding DUF4384 domain-containing protein: MKRMLLLLGLGTLLSACTITLRPGDVQVGVSVEFGLADVIARFEPDRGTGSTYRVGEEVQFVVTLRRPGYVSLVAIDPDGRTYEFEHGVYLPAGTHVLPLPSMRRRYVVDYPTGKQRVRAIYTDTRPGSVYFRGVYSTDGFNDRLRLYFKQSYAQVRDVKETYFYIAY; the protein is encoded by the coding sequence ATGAAAAGGATGCTTTTGCTCTTGGGGCTCGGCACCCTGCTGTCCGCGTGCACGATCACCCTCCGGCCCGGGGACGTCCAGGTGGGGGTCTCCGTCGAGTTCGGCCTGGCCGACGTGATCGCCCGCTTCGAACCCGACCGCGGAACCGGCTCCACCTACCGGGTCGGGGAGGAGGTGCAGTTCGTCGTCACCCTGCGCCGGCCCGGGTACGTGAGCCTGGTGGCCATCGATCCCGACGGCCGCACCTACGAGTTCGAACACGGCGTCTACCTGCCCGCGGGCACCCACGTGCTGCCCCTGCCCAGCATGCGCCGCCGCTACGTCGTCGACTACCCCACGGGCAAGCAGCGGGTGCGGGCGATCTACACCGACACCCGTCCGGGGAGCGTCTACTTCCGCGGCGTTTACAGCACCGACGGGTTCAACGACCGCCTGCGCCTCTACTTCAAGCAGAGCTACGCCCAGGTACGCGACGTGAAGGAAACCTATTTCTACATTGCATACTAA
- a CDS encoding ribonuclease HII, producing MLERGFWRRGLRVAGVDEAGRGALAGPLVAAAVVLPPGRYPYCDSKQLTPRRREQLLDHLLDHALAWGVGTCSAAEVDRLGVLRATHCAARRALARLRVAPQALVTDYLFLETELPLLAPARAEAQSPSVAAASILAKVVRDRIMVGLHHRYPGYGFARHKGYGTPEHLACLARLGPCPQHRRRFAPVAQAGLWGPA from the coding sequence ATGCTTGAGCGGGGGTTCTGGCGCCGGGGCCTCCGGGTCGCCGGGGTCGACGAGGCGGGTCGCGGGGCGCTCGCAGGGCCCCTGGTGGCCGCTGCGGTCGTGCTCCCGCCGGGACGCTACCCCTACTGCGACTCGAAGCAGCTGACGCCGCGGCGCCGCGAGCAGCTGCTCGACCACCTCCTCGACCACGCGCTCGCCTGGGGGGTGGGCACCTGCAGCGCCGCCGAGGTGGACCGACTCGGGGTGCTGCGCGCCACCCACTGCGCCGCTCGGCGGGCGCTGGCGCGCCTGCGGGTCGCGCCCCAGGCGCTCGTCACCGACTACCTCTTCCTGGAGACCGAGCTGCCCCTCCTGGCCCCCGCCCGCGCCGAGGCCCAGAGCCCCAGCGTGGCGGCCGCCTCGATCCTGGCCAAGGTGGTGCGCGACCGGATCATGGTCGGCCTGCACCACCGCTACCCCGGCTACGGCTTCGCGCGGCACAAGGGTTACGGCACACCCGAGCACCTGGCGTGCCTGGCGCGGCTGGGGCCCTGCCCGCAGCACCGCCGCCGCTTCGCGCCGGTGGCCCAGGCGGGTTTGTGGGGCCCGGCTTAA
- a CDS encoding LOG family protein codes for MENERGVIDRLHHTDAWRLFRILAEFVDGFELLSGIEVPLVSVFGSARFGPGHPAYALGEDLGRALARAGFGVVTGGGPGLMEAVNKGAYEAGGVSVGLNIELPHEQRPNHYQTHSLQFRYFFVRKVMFVRYAVGFVVLPGGFGTLDELTEVLVLLQTGKVHPFPLFAMDRNYWQGLEAWIRNTLAEHSAVGPRDPGLLRLADRPEEVIEVFRKELEAHDHA; via the coding sequence ATGGAGAACGAACGCGGGGTCATCGATCGGTTGCACCACACGGACGCCTGGCGCCTGTTCCGGATCCTGGCCGAGTTCGTCGACGGCTTCGAGCTGCTCTCGGGGATCGAGGTGCCGCTGGTCTCGGTCTTCGGCTCCGCGCGCTTCGGGCCCGGCCACCCGGCCTACGCCCTGGGCGAGGACCTGGGCCGCGCGCTGGCCCGCGCCGGCTTCGGCGTGGTGACGGGGGGCGGTCCGGGGCTCATGGAGGCCGTCAACAAAGGAGCCTACGAGGCGGGCGGGGTTTCCGTGGGGCTGAACATCGAGCTGCCCCACGAGCAGCGCCCCAACCACTACCAGACCCACAGCCTGCAGTTCCGCTACTTCTTCGTGCGCAAGGTGATGTTCGTGCGCTACGCGGTGGGCTTCGTGGTGCTGCCGGGCGGCTTCGGGACCCTGGACGAGCTGACCGAGGTGCTCGTACTGCTGCAGACGGGCAAGGTCCACCCTTTCCCCCTCTTCGCCATGGACCGCAACTACTGGCAGGGGCTCGAGGCCTGGATCCGCAACACGCTGGCCGAGCACAGCGCCGTAGGCCCCCGGGATCCGGGCCTGCTGCGGCTCGCCGACCGCCCCGAAGAGGTCATCGAGGTCTTCCGAAAGGAGCTCGAAGCGCACGACCATGCTTGA
- a CDS encoding DsrE family protein — protein sequence MELTVVVLADTDTHADLGRLANALETAADAAAAGAELELVFDGAATRWVARLEDPDHKHHALWRDLKPRSGVCVYCARAFGVLAQVRRAGVRLLDERRGHPSLYRRLARGAVVLTF from the coding sequence ATGGAACTCACCGTCGTCGTCCTGGCCGACACCGATACCCACGCTGACCTGGGCCGCCTGGCGAACGCGCTGGAGACGGCCGCCGATGCGGCGGCCGCGGGGGCGGAGCTGGAACTCGTCTTCGACGGCGCGGCCACCCGCTGGGTCGCGCGGCTCGAGGATCCGGACCACAAACACCACGCCCTGTGGCGCGACCTCAAGCCCCGTTCCGGGGTCTGCGTCTACTGCGCCCGCGCCTTCGGGGTGCTCGCGCAGGTGCGCCGGGCGGGGGTGCGGTTGCTGGACGAGCGCCGCGGGCACCCCAGCCTCTACCGCCGCCTGGCCCGTGGCGCCGTGGTCCTCACGTTTTGA